The DNA sequence AAGGCATtgctgctttgttttgaagcagtgtctggtttaaaagtgaattatgataaatctgagttggtgcCTATTGGAGAAGTTCAAAATTTGAGGGTGTTGGCTGGTACACTGGGTTGAAAGATAGGGTCTCTCCCTATGAACTATTTGGGATTACTATTGGGTATAGCCTCGAGGGCGCTTTCTATTTGGGATactgtgattgaaaaagtagaaagaagattggcaagttggaaaagaatgtatttgtcaaaagggggctGGATTACGCTTATTAAAAGTACGCTTTCTAATCTACCCACTtacttcttatccttattccctataccggcTAATGTAGCGGGACGTCTTGAGAAGATACAAAGAGACTTTCTGTGGGGGGGTCTAggtgaagagttcaaattccatttagtcaagtgggaaatTGTGTGTCGtcctatctccaatggtggtttgggtattagaaatttgaggatgttCAATCGGGcactacttggcaaatggttgtggcggtatATCAAGGAACCGGCTGCCTTTTGGAAGATTGTGATTGAGAACAAATACGGTGGTCTTGaggggggttggtgtactagagaagtttgAGGGGCTGCTGGTAAGGGACTATGGAAACACATTAAAAGAGGATGGGTGGTTTTCCATCAACATACAAGATTGCAATTGGGTACAGGTTCAAAGataagattttggaaggatgtttggtgtacCAATAGTACTCTACAAGACATGTTTTCTACACTTTTCGTGATTGCAAATGCTAAAGATGCTATGGTGGCGGAGGTAATGGAAGTTGTAGGTAGAAACATTcaatggaatatcaatttcattcGGGCAGCACATGACTGGGAGATggagagttttgtagatttttatagtctttTGTACTCTTGTCGCCCAAATACCCAGCATATagatgatttgtggtggagTCCAACAAGGAAAGGGGTCTTCACTGTTAGCTCCTTTTACAAGGTACTCACACAAGTTCCTGACAGACAATTTccatggagaaagctttggtGCAATAAGGCacttctcaaaacttctttctttgtgtggacagcggctctggggaagattcttactacggataatctgagaaaaagaagcataatcatagcagactggtgttgtatgtgtaaaagagggaGTGAATCGGTGGattatttacttttacattgcgaggtaGCCAGGACTATTTGGGATGTGGTGTTTAACAGAATGGATCTAGCGTGGGTTATGCCAGAAACTGTGATGGATGTTTTGGCCTGTTGGACCTCAATTCGAGGAGTGAGACAAattaaagcggtttggaagatgattcctaactgtattatgtggtgcttatggcaggagcgcaatgagaggatttttgaagacaaagagagatcaatagcggagctaaaaatgttattttttaggaccctatgtacttgggctaatgctgtggactttaatggcatggaatttcatgagtttttagtttctaatgctccCACCGAATTAGGATGGGAGCATTAGAACTTATGTTTGTAATTGACACTtgtttggatgaatatatacttattttacttataaaaaaaaaaaactaaaattataggGGGATGTTCTGTACCGATTCTTACAGTACTGTTTGGGGAGTCGATAAGCTAATTCCTGTGGATGTCTATTTTCCAGGTTGTCCACCTAAACCGGAAGCAATTATAGATGCTATAGGAAAACtttgtaaaaaattatctcGAGAAATATATAAAGATCGAATTAGGTCTTCAATAGGGGAGTAGGTGTTTTGCTATCGGCCACAAGTTTCATATTGGACGAAGTGCTCATATTGGAAATTATGATTGAGAAATAGGAGATGCtaggagaatgagatgagatgagaattttattttatttttttgataagagtgagtaaatttattgatatgaatgaaataggcatagcccgtgtACATATGAACTATACAAAAGaatacctaaatacattctaagatcaAGAGATTAAAGATCAGAAGTCATGcacattgtttccattaagtacaatggctgaaaactaaagcattaaagtgtgtacaaaaaaattttgaaactccGCCATTGtacgctccctatcttcaaaatATCGCTCATTTCTTTccgaccaaatacaccacatgatgcacaacggaatcatcttccacgcTGCTGCCACTTGAGGACAACCTTGAATCTCCTTCCAGCAGGtcaataaatccaccacccttAGAGGCATTACCCATGCGATGCCGACTCTtttaaagatctcatcccacaacactctTGTCATCTCACAATGCAATAGCAAGTGGTCCAgtgattctccattctttttacacaaatagcaccaatccatcacgACGCAACccctcttcctcaagttgtccgtgGTCAAAATCTTCTCAAGAGCAACAGTCCATACAAAGAAGGCCACTTTAGAGGGCACACGAgacttccaaatatttttccaagggAAATGAACATTAACTTGTGATCTCAATAATTTGTACTATGCTCTGACTGTACACTTGTTGCTGCCATTAGACCTCCACTGCATCTTATCCCCTTGTGCCATGGTGTTCACTATGGAGTATATCaatctgaaaaaatctgaaaaagtgggtaattcccaatcatgaatatcctGATTGAAGAGGATATTCCATTGGGGAGGACCATTAGAAGATATCCGCCACAGTAGCATCCCTATTAGCTGCAATACGATAGAGAGCTGGAAAAACTGTGTTAAGAGCACaatctccacaccaaacatcatgtCAAAACCTAATTCTGGTACCCTCTCAAGCCACGAAACAGATGACTTATAAAGCTCGTCCAACCcttcctaataaatttccataaacccacaccatacctCCCCTCACTTCAttggaacaccaacccccccccccaagtaCTTCCGTGTCTACAATCaataatttccttccacaaCGATTCCCCCTCCAAGTGATACCTTCATAACCATTTCCCTAGCAAAGCTTTATTGAAAGTCCTCAAGTTGCACACTCCCAATCCTCAATTCAAAATTGGggaacaaactttattccaatgCACAAGATGGAATTTCTTTCCCTCCCCCACTCCCCCCACAAGACGGAattacttgggctatgcctatttacttggtaataaaattctcttattacttatataaaaaatatcttatcatTCATTGTGGGTTGGAGCACtgcaagtttttttatttagttgtatctAACATTGGAATAAGTTTGATAGTATTGAATGCTAGTGATTATTTGAGAGTGAACCGAtatctgtttattttttttattagtatcaTAGGaagtagtttatttttaaaatatgatttcaaATACAGGCAGCTGTTGTTGGGCTTACTTAATTTTTTCCCTATATGggactaaaaatatttaatctatTGCAAAGTTTTGACTGATTACTAGCTACAGAAATGCTTCAGAGGGAGGAAGGCAGTGAAAGCTGAACATTTTAAGGCACGAGAGCATTTCTATGAAACCTATGGGAAGCACTGCCAAAATGTAAACAGGTAGCAGTGTTGTATCCTCTTTACCATTGTAGCCACTGTACAATACTGTTTAATTTCCTCTTTACCCTTAGTTTCTCCTAATATCTCTGTGATTGTATGCTCAGCAATGCTATTTCTGAACTATTGATCATCTTTATGCTTCATGGGTTCTTCTTCCACTTGATTAATCGATTTTGTTTCAATTATCTTTGTCCATTCAGGCATTGTTTTGGCCCAGACTCAGAGTTCCTCCGTCagttactttttttctttaatgcaCAAAATGCTGGTGATTTTGCAATCCTTGTGGAGACATGCCGATTACTTCTGCAATTTGTTCGTGATAGTGGTAACTTTTAGCAGTGTTATTTCTCAAAGATTTGCCTTTTGGTCCTCTGCCGGTtgcttgtttttctttaatgcacaaaattttggtgattttgcaATCCTTGTGGAGACATGCCGATTACTTCTGCAATTTTTTCGTGATAGTGGTAATTTTTACCAGtgttatttttcaaagttttgtcATTTGCTTTTTATTTCGACCTCTATTTTGGTTCCTGAAACTTTTCATTGAGGCTTTTCTAGTGGAGCCTTTATTTTTCAATCCTGTATTTTCTTCCCAACCCCCACCCGTCCAAAAATTTTTTGAAtgtcttttgtcttttttaagtaaaaacATATGAATATAACCCATATTTGCAGCATTTGTGGTTTGGTTATTTGTCTCTTGGAATATAGCCAtgaacttatccaaaaaaaaaaaaagaaaaaagaaaaaaagagagaaaataatatagGCATGTTTTTGTCAAGGTGGTCCGTTTATAAGGTCAGTATAAATCAAGTCACAATATGTGCCTTGCTGATTTACATAACATATGAAGGCCGCAATTAAATTTCTGAAACCTTACTAGGAATATGGGCTGTTTGATAAGCTTCCCAggtattagaaaattaatggtACACCAAGCGTTAATCTTTGATTGTCTGAACCATGGCATCAGCATGCCATGTCAGCCAATCAAAGATTTGACACGTGGCATACTAATGCCACATGGCAAACAGGACTAACTGAAGATTTGGCGGAGGTATGGaattaaataacatgaaaaactCTGTTATTGAAAACTTAACTATTTCTTGATGttgaatattgaaaaaaatgctGCTGGTGGagtgaaaattttataattgaatCCTGTTTGCAGAGAAAATTTTCACCACCACCCTCTGGTATTTGTTATTGTTGCCAAGACCACCTtgcaacattttttaattatcgaaggcattgtcaaaagtattttcaTTCACATCACCCTTACATCACCACTGCAACCACCATCAATGTATCAATACTACCATGACCACCATCACATTGACTATTAAGATCATCCTCCCAGTCTTACAAGTTGCCACATTGCTAACCTGAAATGATCTATTGCTTCCGTCATGGCAATCATATTTAATTCCCTGGATTGGATTGAGTATAGGAAGGTGATGAATTAGATTCCACATTAATTGGGAGGAAGAATTTCAAGTCCTTTATAGGGTTCCAGTTACAACATTGACTAGTCTTATTGGAGATTGGGCTCGGATGTGGCTTGTGCCTTCCTTGGGTCATTACATCTTAACCATTAATGTCATTTTCATCACCACCACCTTCACTAACCGACTTCTATTCTCaataattatgtatgtaaaGTACTCGTAAACAATGCTGGGTTTTAAGGCTtgaattgtatttattttatgattactTAATTTCAGATTTCTAATATCCTGTATTGAGTATGGGAAGGTGGTGGATGAgaccaaagttttaaatttcgtaccgtaccggccggtacggccgaaatttttcgtttcggccgtccggccggtacaggtattatatCTATTCCGTACTggttaaaataccggccgtaccggccggtaccggccatttcggactgaatttcggcctgtaccggcctatatttcggccgataccggccggtaccggccgatatttcggcctatatgtttttttttttttttttccgttttttcatactacaaatttatattttaactcctaatttagactagactatttataatttttatatatatatatatatttatatataatttatttatatatagactattattttgaaatataatttttatatatatttatatatataatttatttatatatcgactatcccgaaacgttatcccgaaacgctatcccgaaacggtaccggtaccgaaatatttcgttccagtgccttgaccggtacaacgtccggtacggtattcaaaacattggatgAGACTTCATTTAGTTTGGGAAGAAGTTCTCtccctttataatgattccaaaggGCTACTATTGTAACATTGAtcgtccttttggagtataggcctaGATGTGGCTTGTGCTTTTCTTGAGTCATTACAAAATGGCATTATAGTCAATCCTAACCTGAAGTGTAGGATGCTGTGCCACCTATGATAGAATAGCTTGACGAGGATGTTAGGGATGTAAGGGTGAGATTCTAATACCCCGTATTGAGTATAGGaaagtggtgaatgagatcACATTGCTCGGGTAGGAGATGTTCTTGctttttttagtaatttcaaGGGGCTCTAGTTGTTATCTGGAGTACCTTTATAGTATGGTCCTAGATTTGGCTTGGTCTTTCCTTTGGGGTTACAATATCTTGCTCTTTAAAAATGACTCTATCTTTTCTTCCCCACATCGCCTTTTttatcctctcttttttttttacctatataaaaaaaaaaacaatatctatttgtatttttttaaattttatcaaatatccTCTTGATAAAATCCAGAAGTATTTTCTAAATACTAAAactaattattatccaaactatTGTTAAGTGTTACAATATGTAATCTAATATGTTTCAAACATCATGTCCTTggaaatttatatatgttttttgaaaaaaggatAACATACATTCTGAATTGCAGTTCTCCACTTTGTATATGATGCTTATCATGATATTCAAGCTCGTATTTGTCAGTTTTTTCTCTTCCATGTATGAATCTATGAGAGAAAATGTGATTTGACAGGGTTTACAGTATCTCATAGAAACCTTTGCTGCCTAGAACTTTAGTTGGTGGTATGAACATTACCTTATCATTCTACTTCGAGATTAGTGTCTCCCCTGCGTACTTGTGCATGGGTTGTTCTTTTGtgcttattaataaatatttcttacttataaaaatacattatcaGATCATGCAACAGGGAACATTGCAGGCCTCTTTGCCGGCAAGGATTATTCATCCAACCGAACCTTGGTGGACTACAGAGTGAAGCAACTTGCATATGCTTGTATTCAGGCTGTGCATCAGAATAGGTTGGCTCACGgccttttgtttttggaaatgaTATCAATTTGTTGAGGGTTCAGCTTCTTTGAATACAACGGCTGATTGTATCTTATGTGTGGGCTTGTTGTGTTCAATCAATATATTTGGAATTAATGTCAGCCATTTATCTTGACTGTAGTTACTGCCTTAGTGGAGTCATTCTATTCCACACACCTTATTTTGTCCAGCCAAGTAATGGCTATCGAAGATTGTACTTCTATGACCCTGTACAGCTAAGCTTCTCTATAAATGTGTAGCCTATATGAATTTGATATGAAAACTAGTATGTTGATTTATTGTTGGATCTGCTTTATTGTATCTAATGCTAGAAAAGTTGTTTCATGAAATGTATCTGTAACAAACCATTTCCTTGCcaaaaggattttcttttcttgagagTATAGGAAGTTGTTGACGGATGAAATGTTCTAAATTATACATGTGCAGTATACCCTTATAGAGTTTTGTAGACACATATGTTggatgaataaataatattctattatatttAATTGAACTTAATGTTAAACCTTTGGGAATAAAATTTGTCTTCATTATTGGTGTTGGTGTTAAATGCAAGTTTTGCTTATTCAGATTTTCGTTTGACAGAAATTGGTTAGAGGAGCAAGTATTGATGGCGCCTGAGGAATCTAGCACATCAACGAGTCTCTTGCTAGAAACAGTAGTTTTATTGATAAATCCAAAACTTCCATGGGCTTGTAATATAGTTGGTTATCTATTGCAAAGAAATACATTCACCCTATTTAGAGAGATTGCACTTACATGGAAGGTATGCTTCTTATATcatcatttcttatttttattaatttattctttacAATGAATCTTTTGCATGCAagcattttttctttaatttgcatCTTTGCCCTTGAGTAGTTAGGGGGAAAATAGTTGGGGGTAAACAAGGATCTCAGTAGTTTAAACTGCATAGttttgataccatgttaagatgTATCCCAATGCTTTAATCGTCGAAGTATGATGAAAGCCATTATATTGTGGTTTTTCCTGACCAGACACTCTCAAGAGTCGAGTATTGTAAGCAGCCTCTTTTTAGCCTTATGGAGTTTTTTCCACCCCAAAGTAGATCTACTGTTCAGTCATGTTCATGTAGATATCTGAACTTTAGAACTTAAAATAAACATCAGCAACTTGCATGTTAGCCACTGCAACTTTAACTTTGGAACTTAAACCTTTTGGCCTTAGAGGTTTCTGGACACTTTTGGTATATCCAAATTGAGGTGGAGTTATATGTGTCTCTATTGTCGGCATTCTTGTTATGATTGGTCTAACTCTGCTAGTAATTGTGTTCCtagatctttttcttttattctgtGTTGGTCCTTTGCTAACTCATTCACTCTTGTTTTGCTGCAGGAAAGAACTAAGACTGGTAATGCCATTGGTACAGTTTTGTCATTGGAGCATGTGCTTGGCCTTATAATTCCTCACGTTGGTCAGAAGCCATGTACTTGTCCAAATATCTACCCACAATCGAGTTTCTTATCCCAGATTCTTACAATTCCTTTCTTGTGGCAGCTTTTCCCATACTTAAAAGAGGTAGCATTTTTTCCATATCACccttgctttttatttttagcttctTTTGGCACATGATTTAGTGGAAAATAAAGTGCTGAAGAGCCACTGAGTTATTTTCTCAACCCTAGTTGTTTCTGCTTATTATAACAAAGTGTAGTTTTTCCgattcatgttttatttatgttgCAGTACTTCAGaatgctcttcttcttcttgttttcctttttatttttttcttttagttcttGTCGAGGCTTGTTGCCTGTTCTAATCTGAGTGATATTTTGCTATCCAGGTTTTTGCAAGTCGGGGGCTTAGCCAACATTACATACATCAGATGGCAATTTGTATGCAAAATAGTTCTAATATACTTCCTAATGATGTATCCGCTGAATATCCTAGTTATGCCTGCCTTCTTGGGAATATTTTAGAAACTGCTGGTGTTGCTTTATCACAGCCCAACTGCTCATTTGAAATGGTAAGGAactgttaaaaataattagattgCCACCCATCATTCTTCATTTCTCTTAAGAATGAAAATGGTCAGGAATTTGTGAGCATTGCTTAGTTTTTATATCAGTTTTTCTTCCAAGGGATGGAATtcaatcttaattttattagatttgtAACAAGTCAGTTTGTTCTATGACATGATCTGGTTGTGCAGTGATTCTGTTTGGTTTTAAAGCTAAATTTATTCTTGTACTCTAACATGACCAGGCTGTGGACCTTGCTACTGTTACAACGTTTTTGTTGGAGACACTTCCTTCCATGAAATCATCTAGCAGAGAGAGTAAAGAAAGTATGGTTCTTCCTTGTTATATGCTTGAGTTTCCCTCTCCTCTATACCATCTCTTGAACACATCACTGATACTTGCTACAAGCATGCAAGCCAGAAAGCTATATAGAGATATGATTATCTTCTCTTTTATTATGTACTCTGCATGGTAGTTACTTTGTCGTAAGTCTTCAGTTTGAACGGTTGGCTATGTAACTTTTGTAAGTGAAATTGTGTAACCTTTTATCTGTTCTTTGATAATTATTGATTGAAACATATATGTTCACTCCAGGTTCCATGCTGGTTGAGGATGACACAGTTGCAGGTGATGAAGCAATAGAAATAGGTTTGAATAAGGATTTGGAACAACAAATATGCAATGCCATAGATCCTCGATTTCTTCTGCAATTGGTATGCCTTCTTGAGACAGCATATTAGTCTCCAGAATGAAGATTTTACATCACTAAGAACAGCCTTCacgtttttaaaaataaaaatgaaaataaaacgaCTTGGAATTTTATGCTTTTGGTGCAGACGAATTTGTTATTTGGAGGAATTTCTCCTGCCGGTGGTTCACATGATGGACCAGATGATAAGGAGGTGGCAGCTGTCGGTGCAGCTTGTGCTTTTCTGCATGTCACTTTTAACACTTTACCTCTTGAGCGAATCATGACTGTACTAGCTTACAGAACTGAACTTGTTCCTGTGCTTTGGAATTTTATGAAGCGTTGCCATGAGAATCAGAAATGGTCATCCTTGTCACAGCAGTTTGCATATCTGTCTGGAGATGCACCTGGTTGGCTATTGCCCCTGGCTGTATTCTGTCCTGTGTACAAGTAAGACCCCTTTTTAATTCTGGTAATTCCTTTTAGTACACCGGTTGTATTGATTAGTGCAGTTGTGTTAATGCTAAACTGACATGCTTTTTGAGGCTGATACAAGTTAAATTTACCAGTTGATCATCTTTTGTGGTTGATCAGGCACATGCTTATGATAGTTGATAATGAGGAGTTCTATGAGCAGGAGAAA is a window from the Juglans regia cultivar Chandler chromosome 7, Walnut 2.0, whole genome shotgun sequence genome containing:
- the LOC109018699 gene encoding E3 ubiquitin-protein ligase UPL6 isoform X5, which encodes MFFSGDPSTRKRVDLGGRSSKERDRQKLLEQTRLERNRRLWLRQQNSAALKIQKCFRGRKAVKAEHFKAREHFYETYGKHCQNVNRHCFGPDSEFLRQLLFFFNAQNAGDFAILVETCRLLLQFVRDSDHATGNIAGLFAGKDYSSNRTLVDYRVKQLAYACIQAVHQNRNWLEEQVLMAPEESSTSTSLLLETVVLLINPKLPWACNIVGYLLQRNTFTLFREIALTWKERTKTGNAIGTVLSLEHVLGLIIPHVGQKPCTCPNIYPQSSFLSQILTIPFLWQLFPYLKEVFASRGLSQHYIHQMAICMQNSSNILPNDVSAEYPSYACLLGNILETAGVALSQPNCSFEMAVDLATVTTFLLETLPSMKSSSRESKESSMLVEDDTVAGDEAIEIGLNKDLEQQICNAIDPRFLLQLTNLLFGGISPAGGSHDGPDDKEVAAVGAACAFLHVTFNTLPLERIMTVLAYRTELVPVLWNFMKRCHENQKWSSLSQQFAYLSGDAPGWLLPLAVFCPVYKHMLMIVDNEEFYEQEKPLSLKDIRCLIIILRQALWQLLWTNPATPANSVKLAANTSTNKRHPEEFIQERVSIVASVLLSQLQDWNNRRQFTSPSDFHADGVNEFFISQALIENTRANDILKQAPFLVPFTSRVKIFTSQLTAVRQRQESHSVFTRNRFRIRRDHILEDAYNQMSALSEEDLRGVIRVTFVNEFGVEEAGIDGGGIFKDFMENITRAAFDVQYGLFKETADHLLYPNPGSGMIHEQHLQFFHFLGSLLAKAMFEGILVDIPFATFFLSKLKQKYNYLNDLPSLDPELYRHLIFLKWVPGDGEPTPLSRMLPDEFTMSDWVFRKVYMGRT